The window AAACACTTGTATTTTCtggtatatttttctatatatggaattttatatTCACCAAACATAAAGTAGAAGTTGTTTTGGACAAATAGACTTCAgcctttaaaagttttatagtattAATCACATAATCTTTGTTGtgatttttaagtttttccatttttaggGTTGGAATAAGGTTTTGGTGTTGGATAGGAATAGGAGAAAATTGCTACTTTTTTACTGATTAAGTTCTGTATTATATGAGGGTTGTTCTTTTTCTGTTGGTCAGGTTTTTTAaacttggagtataattgctctacagtgttgttagtttctgctgtacaacatagTGAATTAGCTGTTGTGTGtgtcagtcgggtctgactctctgcatctctctgtatacatatatcccctcactcTTGAgcctcccatccctctaggtcatcacagagcaccaagttgagctccctgtgctgtacaccAACTTTTGGTCTTTAAAACTAAGAATTTTATAAGAATCTTAGGACTTTCTAAACTCATAAATTACTGAGATATTAaccaaaaatattataaaatttagtAAGTTTCTTTAGACATGGTTCTTTAATAAGTGATTGGGGGGAACAGATTTAAAAGTAATTCAGTGCTTACCTGATTTTTACATGTTCCTGTAGAGAATTATTTCATCAATAAACGCAGGTATAATAGGCTATGTTGGGAATAAATGCTAACACACTAGCCCTTTGCATTCTTCATCTACAAGCCATCTCCATGTAAGCATCTTAGCCTATTTAAAATTCATGTACAGAAAGCAGAATTTGTTCTCATAACCCATACCCTTTCccagtttatttttcctttcacttgatattcaaactccattttctttcttgcctttatGTGTTTACTAGACTCACTTCTTTCATTCTGATtttaactttccattttattcaGTCATGGTTATTTACCTCAGCCCTCCCCACAGTCAATTTATAACATTAGAGTACCCCCCAGAGTGTGTTCAAAAGGGTTCAAACAAGAGTTTGTTATAACTCATGCTTTTTTCACAAGCTTCAGAACTTTTTGTAGTTAGAAGTCCATTATCAACTCCTACCTTACATTCAAGACTGAGGTCTAATAAAGTACTGTCCAAAAAACTGATGGAATTGTTTGTTCTGTCTCTTGTCCAATAGGGTggtcacatgtggctagtgagCAATAAATGTAGTAATGAAATGAGGCACTGCATTAATATAAGTAGCTATATGGGGCTAGTAGTCCCTGCTGGAGTGTACACTTGCAGAAAAATCAGGGGGGTTTTTTGGCAGCCATTGTGAAATataagtttcccaaccagggaaatGAGAAGCAATGAAAGCACTGAGTtggaaccactggaccactagggaattcccaaagtcagcttttaattttttcaacttgGATCCTCTGTTTGACGCAGTCTGCTGTACACAGGTGTAGCTTATCcccttcacttttaaaatttcacattggAGCATAACACaaataatattgtgttaatttcacatTGGAGCATAACACAatatttagtttcaggtgtacagcagtgattcaattatacatggatctactctttttcaaattattttctcatttaggtcattacagaatattgagcagaattccttgcgctatacagtaggtccttgttggttgtctgttTTAAATATTAGCAGTGTGTACATCAATCCCCAATTCCCACTCTATCCCTTCCCCCCCACCCAAAGTTGTTGTCAatctgagtctgttttgtaaaattttaaattcatttgtatcatatttagcCACGtcatgtctttgtctggcttacttcacctaTTATGATAAtcttcaggtccatccatgttgttgcaaatggggTTATTTCATTCAATGGCCGAGcactttcatttactttttttcaaaGTCTGATTAAGAACTTTCCCAGCAGCTCATCAATCATAATTATGAATTCAcccaacataaatatatattttaaattgaccTGGAAAAGTAAAGGATCAGTTTTTCCCTTCTTTATGATTTATCTCCATAACCTAGTTAGAAAATTTGAGGTGGGACTCCTATcttctttatatataaatacaaaatgcCAGTTCTTGTGGAACgaaatttaaataatgaatttGAGAAAGGGATGAACTTTTACCCACAAATAATTTGccattattttaatttagaaCCATATTAGGTATGCAACTAATGTAAAACGTACACAAGATTTTAGTAAGGATATCACTGTATTTATTCTTATTCAGGAAATCTTTCTATAACTTCAACATTTTCCTCTCAAAACATAAGAACAAAAGAGTCCCAAATCTTAGAACTGGATCACTTGGCCCTTTCTCTTCTTATCTCCTCCGAGTTCAAAATGCTTGCATCTCTTAATGGCCAGCATCCTCTTGGATCTGCAGTTGGGCTCAACACATTCAAGTCTCAGCACGATCTTCTTGGTGGTTTTCGCTTTCTTCCGGAAAATTGGCTTGGTTTGCCCACCATAGCCACTCTGCTTCCGATCATAGCGCCTCTTTCCCTGGGCATACAGGGAATCTTTGCCCTTCTTATACTGGGTCACTTTGTGCGGCTGATGCTTTCCACACTTCTTACAGAAAGTCCTTCGGGTTTTAGGAACATTGACCATCTTTGCAGTAGAGGTGTCTTCGCGGTGGAAACTGTTGTAAAACCCGACAGCAAACGTTAGAACACTTGAAACAGCAACGTTAAATCCACCAAGTACTCATTTTCCGTATGAGTAAGTGCACAACTTTTTGGAATGCTTAGATTTAGAGACTTAGAATGAGACTCACTGAAAAACAGCAAGAGCAGCAGCACAGGGACGCCCAGTACGGTCAGTCCCGCGTACAAAGTGGGATCCTTTGGGGCTTAAGTTATCGTGGTTGCCCAACAACTAAAGCGTAGTGGTGTGATACCTTATTTTCTCCGGCAGAGAGAGGGCCGAGGCTAGAGTTTATTTTCGACTTTCAGCGCACCCTTTCCCTCCATGTTCTAGCTCCCGGGCATGCCCGGCTCGGACGCGGTGTACAGCCACCGCCACGGCCCGCTCAGTCCCTTCGAGGACAGCATCTGCCTAGTTTCACTTTTGCCTTCAAAGCACCGTCACCCGTAAAAGTCCTGAAGGCTGACGTGTCCTTAATGAGTGCCTCGAGGCCGAGCAGCCGCCATGAGAGGGCCCTTTCCGGAAGGGAAAAGTGAATTCTGGAAATACACTAACCAAGGCGGCGGGCCTCGCCCTCCCTCTCCTAACAGGGCTCACCAGGCCCGGCCCGGCCCAGCCTCGAATCCTAAGCACTGGAGGCTCCGCCGTGACCGCCACCACCCAAAACCCGGCTTACCGAGAGAACCGCCGTCCACGTTCCTGCCTCGCTCTGCTCGCGCCTCACAGGAAAGGGAGGGACGCGGCGGAAGTAGGAACTGGGCCTGAGCGGCAGTGCTGCGGACCAATAGGTGGCGGGCAGCGACGGCCGGGCGTCTCCGGACGTGTCCGGGAAGCGCCAACCGACGGCCAGGGGCGGGCCTGAGGGGTGTGGGTCCCGGGGCCGCGGCGCTCGGCGGGCCAGTCGCTGGTTGTCAGGACAGTCGCCGCCGGAGTGAGGCGAGGCGAGGCGAGGCTGTGTCTCTCGTTCCGGGATGTCCGGGGCCGCGTAGAAATGAGAGCGCGGAGGACGCAGGGCCGCTGGAGGCGCAGGTAACGGAGCCGAAGTACAGTGGGGCCGCGTCGGGCTTCTTCCCGGGCCGGTGCTGAATGGAGAGGACCGAAGCGACGCCGTGCCGCGGCTCCTAGCGGCGGGGCCGCTGCCCGAGCTGCAGTTGCCAGGTGAAGATGTGTGGAGCCGGGGCGGCGCGGGGGAGCTGAAAACCTGCGGGTCCCCGGACCCCCGGGGCCCGGGATGAGTTAGCGAGGGCAGCCGCGGGGGCCAGTTCCGACTGCTGCAGGCCACCGCCACGgtcgccgcccgcccgccccttCCCCGCCGGAGCCGCTAGCTCCTTtccgcgcccgcccgcccgcctgcccgcGCTCCCGGCCCCGGAGACCATGAGGTTCCGCATCTATAAGCGGAAGGTGCTGATCTTGACGCTCGTGGTGGCCGCCTGCGGCTTCGTCCTCTGGAGCAGCAATGGGCGACAAAGGAAGAACGAGGCCCTCGCCCCGCCGCTGCTGGACGCCGATCCCGCGCGGGGTGTGGGCGCCCGGGCCGGGGACCATCTCGCCGTGTCGGTGGGCATCCGCCAGGGCTCCAACGAGTCGGCGGCTCCGCTGGTCGCCGCGGCCCAGCAGCCCGAGGTGGACAATCTGACGCTGCGGTACCGGTCCCTAGTGTACCAGCTGAACTTTGACCAGACGCTGAGGAATGTAGATAAGGCCGGCTCCTGGACCCCCC of the Muntiacus reevesi chromosome 7, mMunRee1.1, whole genome shotgun sequence genome contains:
- the RPL36AL gene encoding ribosomal protein eL42-like — translated: MVNVPKTRRTFCKKCGKHQPHKVTQYKKGKDSLYAQGKRRYDRKQSGYGGQTKPIFRKKAKTTKKIVLRLECVEPNCRSKRMLAIKRCKHFELGGDKKRKGQVIQF